A genomic segment from Pectinophora gossypiella chromosome 27, ilPecGoss1.1, whole genome shotgun sequence encodes:
- the LOC126378873 gene encoding uncharacterized protein LOC126378873, with translation MGVCCVDGCESDDEDVTYFPFPIKPALRRQWRDAIKPSVKLHIDSKVCSRHFPETDYERVRGKLRLKRGRVPSILHPGEKNHEKPPEVNGTDAASHSPTSPQSPDPQTSEDPQVPDPQASENPQASDDPASIDLSKVPLTRDEYRIPEFGLTEFESGDDSAENCTVECVPEAVLHEESDSNSETELHKEDIEDIIANYHIKQNKELADRLKPCDAEIPKENQAEKPKSDTGNAKSDTGNGKSDVGDGKSDVGDGQSDVGNGKSDVSNGKSDVGNGEENREVNKVTDKTIEDDDVTCIEIEVESIPARREPVFIEISVDAANTRSGRSSPRDDCMMVLENVECDIDPAALMLGREGDDDRREEPISLLTSSDDDEVILQEPHIDTVEVSDETDEDDVPLVKLVSPKSESDKNLTKILWGSLYEYYCFQCNFKTTRRSDFKKHKAEHSTVIQMCEVCNYTSPSKTQFEKHKKKHKDEKRYKCHLCEYKAKHNMSLMYHLKSHEGVTIEAIRFKENLARKMKYAYKCSKCRFYTNVKREMLSHVKGCSTKMYGCDKCSYQTKRKSDLRRHKARRHVDISDDDEEYIP, from the exons GTTTCCAATTAAGCCAGCGCTCAGGAGGCAGTGGCGCGATGCCATCAAGCCTTCGGTCAAGTTGCACATCGACAGTAAAGTGTGCAGCCGCCACTTCCCCGAGACTGACTACGAGAGAGTGAGAGGGAAACTGAGGCTGAAGCGAGGACGGGTGCCTAGTATATTGCATCCTGGAGAG AAAAACCATGAAAAGCCTCCTGAAGTGAATGGCACCGATGCTGCTTCACACTCACCCACCAGTCCACAGTCCCCAGACCCACAGACCTCAGAAGACCCACAAGTTCCAGACCCACAGGCGTCTGAAAACCCACAGGCCTCAGATGACCCAGCAAGTATAGACCTCTCCAAAGTACCTCTAACTAGAGATGAGTATAGAATACCCGAGTTTGGTCTTACGGAGTTCGAATCCGGTGACGACAGCGCAGAGAATTGTACTGTAGAATG CGTTCCAGAAGCCGTACTGCACGAAGAGAGCGACTCCAATTCCGAGACCGAACTCCATAAAGAGGACATCGAAGACATCATTGCCAACTATCACATCAAACAGAACAAGGAACTGGCCGATCGCCTGAAGCCATGCGACGCGGAAATACCAAAAGAAAACCAAGCGGAAAAACCTAAAAGTGATACAGGCAACGCAAAAAGTGATACGGGCAACGGAAAAAGTGATGTGGGTGACGGAAAAAGTGATGTGGGTGACGGACAAAGTGATGTGGGTAACGGAAAAAGTGATGTGAGTAACGGAAAAAGCGATGTGGGTAACGGAGAGGAGAATCGTGAAGTGAATAAAGTGACAGATAAAACAATAGAGGACGATGATGTGACGTGTATAGAAATTGAGGTGGAATCCATACCAGCGAGGAGAGAGCCGGTGTTTATCGAAATTTCTGTCGATGCTG CGAACACGAGGTCAGGCCGCAGCAGTCCGCGTGATGACTGCATGATGGTGTTAGAAAATGTGGAGTgtgatatcgaccccgccgcgCTGATGCTGGGCAGAGAAGGAGATGACGACAG GAGAGAGGAACCGATCAGCCTGCTGACATCAAGTGATGACGATGAAGTGATACTGCAGGAGCCGCACATCGACACCGTCGAAGTGTCGGACGAGACAGACGAAGATGACGTGCCTCTAGTCAAACTGGTCAGCCCTAAGTCAGAATCTGACAAGAATCTGACCAAGATCCTATGGGGAAGTCTTTACGAATACTACTGCTTCCAATGCAACTTCAAAACTACGAGGCGAAGTGACTTCAAAAAGCACAAAGCTGAACACTCTACTGTAATACAGATGTGTGAAGTGTGTAACTACACTTCACCGAGCAAAACACAGTTTGAGAAgcacaaaaagaaacataaagacGAGAAAAGGTATAAATGTCACTTGTGCGAATACAAAGCTAAACATAACATGTCTTTAATGTACCATTTGAAGTCCCACGAGGGTGTCACCATAGAAGCGATACGGTTCAAGGAGAATTTAGCTAGGAAAATGAAATATGCGTACAAATGCAGCAAGTGTAGGTTTTATACTAACGTCAAGAGGGAAATGTTGAGTCATGTGAAAGGTTGTAGCACGAAAATGTACGGGTGTGATAAATGTTCTTACCAGACTAAGAGGAAATCGGACTTAAGAAGACATAAGGCGCGAAGACACGTCGACATAagcgatgatgatgaagaatacATACCTTAA
- the LOC126378888 gene encoding sorting nexin-7-like has translation MASVSGSSAVLDLNDADAEDTEAPSVADDVQEGAPLIMEHGYDIAVKVDAPLKQLSTLETFVTYRVRCVCARWASPPAVRRRYNHFKALHARLTQRYPLLAIPPLPPLHSARQQLDRYSPGFVRVRCAQLHCFCDRVAKHPILTYSEDFQLFLTTPDEELDKLFKSENSALNLWGLSSAIYGNSSDMKQTTNGARVKDPEFSAASDYLQSLQQKLTTLCSLTTKLYKGTAQLSTQLMTMKRACDLWSCSSSGQLARGVAGAGAGAGAAAAATARLPTPLRARAVLPALALYANAQQAKIRQRDAMHAAHVSGSGAADVHNRLSQASEALRSDLADWRGKTRRDLTDILRDMAAHHTAMHTQILMGWEHALRLSTEANVDDLFKTVSKTAVQNLSPSKCRADTTPTETDKDFDDLDNYSDSDLQELRLEDSERKQENVILDTNSVTRNDNVINENTSLDKTASSEEKEMEDIIELTSDGDIFERSDSKENGFSTSKESKVETISDPLQDFAEVDLSS, from the exons GTGGACGCGCCACTGAAGCAGCTGTCGACGCTGGAGACGTTCGTGACGTACCGCGTGCGCTGCGTGTGCGCACGCTGGGCCTCCCCGCCCGCCGTGCGGCGGCGGTACAACCACTTCAAG GCCCTCCACGCCCGCCTGACGCAGCGCTACCCCCTGCTGGCCATACCCCCCCTCCCACCTCTCCACTCGGCTCGGCAGCAACTGGACCGGTACTCGCCCGGGTTCGTGCGCGTGAGATGTGCGCAGCTGCACTGCTTCTGCG atcGTGTGGCGAAGCATCCCATCCTGACATACAGTGAAGATTTTCAGTTGTTTCTCACCACGCCCGACGAAGAATTAGACAAG CTCTTCAAAAGTGAAAACAGCGCTCTCAACCTCTGGGGGCTGAGCAGCGCGATATACGGTAACAGTTCGGACATGAAGCAAACTACTAATGGTGCAAG AGTAAAAGACCCGGAGTTCTCAGCGGCGTCCGACTACCTCCAATCCCTGCAACAGAAACTGACCACGCTATGCTCGCTCACCACCAAACTCTACAAGGGCACCGCGCAGCTCAGCACTCAGCTTATGAC CATGAAGCGCGCGTGCGACCTGTGGTCGTGCTCCAGCAGCGGGCAGCTGGCGCGCGGcgtggcgggcgcgggcgcgggcgcgggcgcggcggcggcggccacgGCGCGCCTGCCCACCCCGCTGCGGGCGCGCGCCGTGCTGCCCGCGCTCGCGCTCTACGCCAACGCCCAGCAGGCGAAGATCCGGCAGCGGGACGCCATGCATG cgGCGCACGTGTCGGGTTCGGGCGCCGCGGACGTGCACAACCGGCTGTCGCAGGCGTCGGAGGCGCTCCGCAGCGACCTGGCCGACTGGCGCGGCAAGACGCGCCGCGACCTCACCGACATCCTGCGGGACATGGCCGCACACCACACCGCCATGCACACGCAG ATCTTAATGGGTTGGGAGCACGCGTTGAGACTGTCGACGGAGGCTAACGTCGACGACCTATTTAAAACAGTGTCAAAAACCGCGGTGCAGAACCTCTCGCCTTCGAAATGCAGAGCTGATACAACCCCCACGGAAACCGACAAGGACTTCGACGATCTAGACAACTACTCAGATTCTGATCTGCAAGAGTTGAGGTTGGAAGACAGCGAAAGGAAACAAGAAAATGTAATTTTAGACACAAACTCTGTCACGAGAAATGACAATGTTATCAACGAGAATACGTCCTTGGACAAGACTGCGAGTTCTGAAGAGAAGGAGATGGAAGACATCATAGAGTTGACCAGTGATGGAGACATTTTCGAAAGGTCAGACTCGAAGGAAAATGGGTTCTCGACGTCGAAAGAATCGAAAGTCGAAACGATATCGGACCCGTTGCAAGACTTCGCCGAAGTGGACTTGTCTTCATGA